Part of the Halorussus sp. MSC15.2 genome, TGTGCGTCGTCCTGCACCTCGCGAGCGGCGTCGATGAGTTCGTCCATAGCGGCGGAGATTGGGTGTCGGCGGTGAAATATCTCCCGCTCGGCGCTCGCGCGCGAAGGTTCAAGTACGAAGCCGGGACGAATCCCGCACGGACGTTCCGTGCGGTTCCAGAACGGTAGTTCGCGCGCACTGCGGAACCGCCAGTCCGACTAACCGGAGACGGCTGAGCCAGTAGCGCCGAGTTACATCCTCCTCGTCTCGTTCGAGGGTCTCGACCGTCTCGCCAGCGCGGGCGGAACTCCGTCGCCACACACGGGAGGAAGGAGTCGCAACTTCGAGAGGACGAACGAACCGCTACTCCTCGCCGGACTCGTAGTGGTCGCCCGCGGCGTCGGGAATCCGGGTGTGACCGACGAACGCCAGCACGACGACCACCGTCACGTACGGGATGATGCCGATGAGTTCGCTCGGGACGTTGTAGCCGAGTTGCTGGAGTCGAATCTGGAGCGCGTCCAGACTGGCGAAGAGGAACGACGCGCCGAACGCGCCCAGCGGGTTGTAGTTGCCGAACAGGTAGGCCGTGATGCCTATCCAGCCGCGACCGTTGACCATCGTCGCGCCGCCCCCGATGAACTGCCCGACGCGGCCCAGCGCCAGTCCGGCACCGCCGAGGCCCGAGAAGAACCCCGACAGCAGGACGCCCGAGTAGCGAATCTTCCGGACGTCCACGCCCACGGTATCGAGCGCCTTCGGGTTCTCGCCGCTGGCCTCTATCCAGCGTCCGAACGCGGTCCGGTTCAGCACGTACCACCCGGCGGGGACGGCGACGAGCATCATGACGACCGGCGGACTCGCCGTGAAGAAGGTGATATCCGTGAACGGAATCCCGAACGTCCAGTCGTTCAGCGTGGCGACCGGCGGACTGTTGACCTGCCCCCAGATGACCTTGCTGGCGAACGGTGCGAGACCGAGTGCGATGAGCCACACGGCGAGTCCCGCGATAATCTGGTCGGCCTTGAACTCGATGCAGATAATCGCGAACAGCAGCGCGAACAGGACGCTCGCGAGTACGGCGACCGAGAACCCGAGCCAAAGCTGGAACTGGGTGGGACTGCCGCCGCTTATCGTTCCGGCCACCGCGATGGAGGTGAACGCCGAGATGATGAGCAGGCCTTCGAG contains:
- a CDS encoding ABC transporter permease gives rise to the protein MSYADPSQKRRWLGGIAVLAALALVAVELFFPESPVSEIVRIVDANYVRSVLRLTVPIAFAALGGIFAEKSGVINIGLEGLLIISAFTSIAVAGTISGGSPTQFQLWLGFSVAVLASVLFALLFAIICIEFKADQIIAGLAVWLIALGLAPFASKVIWGQVNSPPVATLNDWTFGIPFTDITFFTASPPVVMMLVAVPAGWYVLNRTAFGRWIEASGENPKALDTVGVDVRKIRYSGVLLSGFFSGLGGAGLALGRVGQFIGGGATMVNGRGWIGITAYLFGNYNPLGAFGASFLFASLDALQIRLQQLGYNVPSELIGIIPYVTVVVVLAFVGHTRIPDAAGDHYESGEE